A genomic segment from Lasioglossum baleicum chromosome 5, iyLasBale1, whole genome shotgun sequence encodes:
- the LOC143208963 gene encoding uncharacterized protein LOC143208963 has translation MGEDNQERKESPTSSIPEIMDSFNRLTLQSPQPHFIPTAADADYHQVSAELTRIRQAFAESNARVATFEAAQEKTSRFAARQAAAEAAAPTAAPTAAPLPPAGRSYNAVPPPASFVTAAATTFGFPSMGKWSHLDRPAAASLPYSSSATETELLWNKVFVDAQRRFIHLHQRAAATAEARGRGGRGSGRGRRSRRDRRDRDDRQNHNRPYNLYF, from the exons ATGGGCGAAGATAATCAAGAAAGGAAAGAATCACCGACATCAAGTATACCGGAAATT ATGGACTCATTCAACCGACTTACACTACAATCGCCGCAGCCACATTTCATCCCAACGGCAGCGGACGCGGATTACCACCAGGTGTCAGCAGAGCTCACCAGAATCCGTCAAGCGTTCGCAGAATCTAACGCCCGGGTTGCGACCTTTGAGGCAGCCCAAGAGAAGACCAGCAGGTTTGCGGCCCGCCAAGCCGCAGCTGAAGCCGCGGCCCCGACAGCGGCCCCGACAGCGGCCCCGTTACCACCCGCAGGAAGGAGTTACAATGCAGTGCCGCCACCCGCCTCTTTCGTGACAGCAGCCGCGACAACGTTTGGGTTCCCATCAATGGGAAAGTGGTCCCACTTGGATCGTCCAGCCGCCGCCTCATTGCCATACTCATCGTCCGCGACAGAGACCGAATTGCTATGG AACAAAGTATTTGTCGACGCGCAGAGGAGGTTTATTCACCTGCATCAACGCGCGGCAGCGACCGCCGAAGCCCGCGGACGCGGAGGCCGAGGAAGCGGCCGAGGAAGACGAAGCAGAAGAGACAGACGAGACAGAGACGACAGACAGAATCATAACCGTCCATATAATTTgtatttctaa
- the LOC143208964 gene encoding uncharacterized protein LOC143208964: protein MKKLEDQAQEREQIQQDTVGQCNNSKWLMYKSDMLTASYFGKVCRRLKTTRCAKLVEVLVRPKPLNVAAVRYGKQNEAAALAEFSTKENVKIEDCGLFIDASLRYLGASPDGLIGDDGIVEVKCPKTAENLTPEEALHTVTTVREMFEDSTGSAMSKSHDYYYQVQGQLHITGRKYCLFGVWTKKGIKVIRVERDDVFWQLKMEPQLSRFYIHCMLPEIIDSRKERGNQYILDEIAKAAKKKLETARRKAARTSSAGISKM, encoded by the coding sequence ATGAAAAAGCTAGAGGATCAGGCGCAAGAAAGGGAACAGATCCAGCAGGATACCGTTGGGCAATGCAACAACAGCAAGTGGCTGATGTACAAGTCAGACATGTTGACAGCGTCATACTTTGGCAAAGTGTGCCGTCGATTAAAAACAACGCGGTGTGCCAAACTGGTAGAGGTACTGGTCCGCCCAAAGCCTCTAAACGTTGCTGCCGTACGATACGGAAAGCAGAACGAAGCTGCTGCTCTCGCAGAATTTTCGACAAAGGAGAATGTAAAAATTGAAGACTGCGGTCTTTTCATCGACGCATCGCTTCGCTATTTGGGAGCATCACCGGATGGTTTGATCGGTGACGACGGCATTGTCGAAGTAAAGTGCCCGAAAACCGCAGAAAATCTAACGCCGGAAGAGGCATTACATACAGTCACAACCGTCCGAGAGATGTTTGAAGACAGTACGGGTAGCGCAATGAGCAAATCACACGACTACTACTACCAAGTGCAAGGACAATTGCACATAACGGGCAGAAAATACTGCTTATTTGGTGTGTGGACAAAAAAAGGGATAAAGGTAATTCGAGTTGAAAGAGACGACGTCTTTTGGCAACTTAAAATGGAACCACAATTGTCGCGGTTTTATATACATTGTATGCTGCCCGAAATTATCGACAGCAGAAAGGAGAGAGGAAACCAGTACATCCTAGACGAAATAGCAAAGGCAGCAAAGAAAAAACTTGAAACTGCCCGACGCAAAGCAGCACGTACTAGTTCAGCTGGCATCTCGAAAATGTAa